In a single window of the Nilaparvata lugens isolate BPH chromosome 1, ASM1435652v1, whole genome shotgun sequence genome:
- the LOC111062793 gene encoding V-type proton ATPase subunit S1: MDGVNFVFGAILLSLTFLSNIEAFKYHVPVLIWGPGGSSGAKEGISSLTRLQANDFTNHLMKMVHAKRSPIILFAESTLSVEDFSHQDAYENGNFPNLKALIKSEKGFEFLPSVEQPVSALTSAEIIASYGYSTADLSEEPLQKGKVYVVKLEDAETKEDRSEMLRRHDTKISQVYKKLASNNADLVAIFTGQFSSWFEPADVTRVRRDVIANSNDTSSVVLRSNKTLLYSPKAPVLKISDKEALLSGSPTSYPDDERENSLKAIYAYTVPSLGVPNLKLRIYFRNESADGEWALTQIEYETSSDNVLLQPDQYIGAQAGRSYHVSGPLLFANKTAHVQLTFPDGLQVEPWLSDGQTAFSYADESTPFFTAPIWMGIFVMSLFGMILLWALTMIMDIRTMDQFDDPKGKTITVNVTD, encoded by the exons atggATGGTGTTAATTTTGTGTTTGGTGCAATATTATTGTCTCTTACATTTTTATCTAACATTGAAGCTTTTAAATACCATGTACCGGTACTTATTTGGGGTCCAGGTGGATCGTCAGGAGCTAAAGAAGGTATCTCCAGTCTAACCAGGTTGCAGGCCAACGACTTTACTAATCACTTGATGAAAATGGTGCATGCCAAAAGATCGCCTATCATACTTTTTGCTGAGAGCACGTTGAGCGTTGAAGATTTCAGTCATCAGGATGCTTATGAGAATGgaaattttccaaatttgaaaGCTTTGATCAAGTCGGAAAAGGGATTTGAGTTTCTGCCCTCAGTCGAGCAGCCAGTGTCAGCTCTTACAAGTGCAGAAATTATAGCTTCTTATGGATATAGTACAGCTGATTTGTCTGAAGAACCATTGCAAAAGGGTAAAGTTTATGTTGTGAAACTGGAGGATGCAGAAACCAAAGAAGATCGATCAGAAATGCTACGCAGGCACGACACAAAAATTTCTCAAGTTTACAAGAAACTAGCTTCAAATAATGCCGATCTTGTTGCTATATTCACGGGACAATTTTCTTCGTGGTTCGAACCAGCCGATGTGACTCGGGTGAGACGTGATGTCATTGCCAATTCCAATGATACTTCATCAGTAGTTTTGCGATCGAATAAGACCCTCCTGTATTCACCCAAAGCACCTGTTCTCAAAATCAGTGACAAAGAAGCTCTCCTTAGCGGTTCACCGACTTCCTAT cCGGATGACGAACGTGAGAACAGTCTGAAAGCGATCTACGCCTACACAGTTCCGTCACTAGGCGTGCCCAACCTGAAGCTGCGTATCTACTTTCGCAACGAGTCAGCTGATGGCGAGTGGGCACTCACTCAGATCGAGTATGAGACGTCATCCGATAATGTCCTTCTGCAGCCTGATCAG TATATTGGGGCACAGGCCGGCCGCTCCTATCATGTTAGCGGTCCTCTCCTCTTCGCCAACAAGACAGCTCACGTGCAGCTCACCTTTCCCGACGGCCTTCAg GTAGAGCCGTGGCTGAGTGACGGACAGACTGCTTTCTCCTATGCCGACGAGAGCACACCCTTCTTCACGGCGCCCATATGGATGGGCATCTTTGTCATGTCGCTGTTCGGCATGATCCTGCTCTGGGCGCTCACCATGATCATGGACATTCGCACCATGGACCAGTTCGACGACCCCAAGGGCAAGACCATCACTGTCAACGTCACCGACTAA